One Candidatus Fermentibacter sp. genomic region harbors:
- a CDS encoding peptide deformylase, giving the protein MRSIRIFGSPGLRSVSRDVDPAADASLLGELLPEMDRLLTEEEGIGLAAPQAGENIRVFILETSMLPSLCGHRVFVNPKLEAYGPPSRREEGCLSVPGIYEPVTRPSLLRMSALDPSGVRFELELDGMAARAAQHENDHLDGILFVDRLGALRRKLLRAKLQKLAGG; this is encoded by the coding sequence GTGAGGTCGATCCGCATCTTCGGATCGCCCGGGCTGAGATCGGTATCGAGGGATGTGGATCCGGCCGCCGACGCGTCCCTCCTCGGCGAGCTCCTGCCGGAGATGGACAGGCTGCTGACGGAGGAGGAGGGGATCGGCCTCGCGGCGCCGCAGGCAGGGGAGAACATCAGGGTCTTCATCCTGGAGACCTCGATGCTGCCCTCTCTCTGCGGCCACAGGGTGTTCGTGAATCCGAAGCTCGAAGCCTACGGACCTCCGTCCAGGCGGGAGGAGGGATGCCTCAGCGTGCCCGGCATCTACGAACCCGTGACCAGGCCGTCGCTTCTCAGGATGAGCGCGCTCGACCCCTCGGGCGTCCGGTTCGAGCTCGAACTCGACGGTATGGCCGCACGCGCAGCCCAGCACGAGAACGACCATCTCGACGGCATCCTCTTCGTCGACAGGCTCGGCGCCCTGAGGCGCAAACTGCTGAGGGCGAAGCTCCAGAAGCTGGCCGGAGGATGA